One region of Astyanax mexicanus isolate ESR-SI-001 chromosome 15, AstMex3_surface, whole genome shotgun sequence genomic DNA includes:
- the afap1l2 gene encoding actin filament-associated protein 1-like 2 isoform X5 codes for MNKVIVTGQNQDKPDRDHRAEAEANGRSGKHVCAPQKSLPELPPPRTPLIAREPFPLPPAPACLESPEGYYEEAQPYDSAINDEGDAVSSSYESYDEEEVSKEQPSAAQHQWPSTEASIELMKDARICAFLWRKKWLGQWAKQLCVIRENRLLCYKSSKDQTPLLDVSLVGCSVIYKEKQLKRKEHKLKIIPQGGEAIVLGLQSKEQAEQWLKVIQEISPKSAENSDISDSPRLICTKGELNERYSVASESGSSTDSHAENLETKDAVKKKYGAGLKLSNLMNIGKKKISSLESPEKCVDTSGYLNVLVNSQWRTRWCLIKNGQLWFYQDKGKSKVSQQPVPLEGCMVLPDPSPEHLYSFRIQMDGEQLAILEAKSSADMGHWLGLLLSQTGTKTDPEDLTYDYVNSERISSIVNAAKTSLYLMQRRYSEPNTYTDSPPSNPNGSDDIYDDVASTENEQEDGQEGSSELVNSEQDGKDRVYLDLIPVRSFLHTSSGRVSPQSTPSPQTERSPTPTLTVETQDTANEDIKSAVSVYETSLPTTTECPDAPPPIAPRPDLDTPTSSSSSVQPQNHQTQLQNQHQQQHQTPHSQPQRTCLPSQEGPKKTTPHSPSNPRSHTLSQLHTPSHTPQSPPTARGRAASTDRFLDRLKPSAAACTGSIEVKLGKNRTEADVRRFTDERDRLEREREEVKNTLATLRKERREAKEELSSCKDSSKQASLEAFLKQREEACREAERRRVEVELSLVEVKDNLRKVEAGPFTLGTTVDSSLLETQPLVSVPTRPKAAPLAPAAPVNNGDSSPVNSATALKSRPLSIMAASKGNVLQKAKEWEKKSTT; via the exons ATGAACAAAGTCATCGTCACTGGACAGAACCAGGACAAACCAGACAGAG ACCACAGAGCGGAAGCAGAGGCCAATGGAAGATCAGGAAAGCATGTCTGTGCCCCACAGAAGAGTCTACCAGAGCTTCCTCCACCCAGAACA cctTTAATAGCAAGGGAGCCCTTTCCTCTTCCTCCAGCTCCAGCATGTCTCGAGTCTCCAGAGGGTTACTACGAGGAAGCTCAGCCCTATGATTCAGCTATCAATG ATGAAGGAGATGCAGTGAGCAGCTCATATGAGTCTTATGATGAAGAGGAGGTGTCTAAAGAGCAGCCGTCTGCAGCACAGCACCAGTGGCCATCCACAGAGGCGTCCATTGAGCTGATGAAGGATGCACGGATCTGTGCTTTCCTCTGGAGGAAGAAGTGGCTGGGCCAGTGGGCCAAACAGCTGTGCGTCATCCGAGAGAACCGTCTCCTG TGTTACAAAAGCTCAAAGGACCAGACTCCCCTGCTGGATGTCAGCCTGGTGGGATGTAGTGTCATCTACAAAGAGAAACAGCTGAAGAGGAAAGAGCACAAGCTGAAGATCATCCCCCAGGGCGGGGAGGCCATCGTATTGGGCCTACAGAGCAAAGAGCAGGCTGAACAGTGGCTGAAG GTGATCCAGGAGATTAGTCCAAAATCTGCAGAGAACTCTGACATATCAGATTCCCCCAGACTCATCTGTACTAAG GGTGAGCTTAATGAGAGATATTCTGTAGCCTCAGAGAGCGGCAGCAGCACAGACAGCCATGCTGAGAACCTCGAGACTAAAGATG cagTTAAAAAGAAATATGGTGCTGGTCTGAAGTTAAGCAATCTGATGAACATTGGGAAAAAGAAGATTTCGTCTTTAGAGAGTCCAGAGAAGTGTGTGGACACATCAG GATATCTGAACGTGTTGGTGAACAGCCAGTGGCGCACCCGCTGGTGTCTGATAAAGAATGGGCAGCTTTGGTTTTATCAGGACAAGGGCAAGTCTAAGGTGTCCCAGCAGCCTGTGCCTCTGGAAGGGTGCATGGTCCTGCCAGACCCCAGCCCTGAACACCTTTACTCATTTCGCATTCAGATGGATGGAGAGCAGCTTGCTATTCTGGAG GCTAAATCATCTGCTGATATGGGTCACTGGCTGGGGTTACTACTGTCACAGACAGGGACCAAAACTGACCCGGAGGATCTCACCTATGACTATGTAAACTCTGAAAGAATATCCAGTATAGTCAATGCAGCCAAGACCTCCCTGTA CCTAATGCAGAGAAGATACTCTGAGCCCAACACTTACACAGACAGCCCCCCTTCAAACCCCAACGGCTCTGACGACATATATGATGACGTGGCCTCAACAGAGAATGAACAAGAG GACGGTCAGGAAGGCAGCAGTGAGTTGGTGAACTCAGAGCAGGACGGGAAAGACAGAGTGTATCTAGACCTGATCCCTGTGCGCTCCTTCCTCCACACGAGTTCGGGAAGAGTGTCCCCCCAGTCCACTCCCTCTCCACAGACAGAGCGCAGCCCCACCCCAACTCTCACCGTCGAGACACAGGACACTGCGAATGAG GATATTAAATCTGCAGTGTCAGTGTATGAAACTTCATTACCCACAACCACAGAGTGCCCTGATGCTCCTCCACCCATCGCCCCGAGACCCGATCTAGACACTCCAACATCCTCCAGCTCCAGTGTGCAGCCCCAGAATCACCAAACACAGTTACAGAACCAGCACCAACAACAGCACCAAACACCCCACTCTCAGCCCCAGAGGACCTGTCTGCCCAGTCAAGAGGGCCCGAAGAAAACCACTCCCCACAGCCCTAGCAATCCACGAAGCCATACACTGAGTCAActacacacaccttcacacacacctCAAAGCCCCCCCACCGCCCGAGGAAGAGCAGCAAGCACTGATAGATTCCTCGACAGACTGAAGCCCTCTGCAGCAG CGTGCACGGGGTCAATCGAGGTGAAGCTGGGGAAGAACCGGACGGAGGCTGACGTGCGGCGCTTCACAGATGAGAGAGACCGGCTGGAGCGAGAGAGGGAAGAGGTCAAAAACACTCTGGCCACGCTGAGGAAGGAGAGGAGGGAAGCGAAAGAGGAGCTGAGCTCCTGCAAAG ACTCCTCTAAACAAGCGTCTCTGGAGGCGTTTCTGAAACAGAGGGAGGAGGCGTGTCGAGAGGCGGAGCGTCGACGGGTGGAGGTGGAGCTCAGCCTGGTTGAGGTGAAGGACAACTTGAGGAAGGTGGAGGCAGGACCCTTTACTCTGGGCACCACAGTAGACAGCAGCCTACTGGAGACACAGCCTTTGGTCAGTGTGCCAACCAGG CCCAAGGCAGCTCCTCTTGCCCCAGCAGCACCTGTTAACAATGGAGATTCCTCACCTGTAAACTCAGCTACAGCACTGAAGAGCAGGCCTTTGTCGATCATGGCAGCAAGCAAAGGAAACGTTCTGCAAAAAGCCAAG GAGTGGGAGAAGAAATCAACAACCTAG